In Oscillatoria sp. FACHB-1407, the sequence TTTGATCGGGCTAGCTTTTTAGAGGCGATCGCCCTTAAGTATGCCGATATTGGGCAATACGATCGAGCGATGCAGGTTGCTCAAACCCTGCGAACCCCAAACGTCCGCACTCCGCTCCTCCAGCGATTGGCTTGTTATCGTTAACCCCCTGCAAATCCCCAGAATCTAAGAGATTCTGGGGAGCTTTCTGACTCACCTCTGCCCCATCAAATGTGGCTACAGCCATACTGCTACAAATCGCACTCCACCGCTTGCGGCACCGCCCCTGTGCCTTACACAGGTTGCAGTTGTTGAATCCGTTGGCGGCGACGACGTTGCCAAACTTTGGGAATTACCTTCATATGGCGAGTAAAACTGTTCCATTCTTCTGGGCTGAGTTGAATGGCTTGCCAGGATGGACGTGCCAACAACCGCTCAGACCAGGCGTGTAGCTTTGGATACGGAGTGAGGGAGATTCCCAAGTGGGGCAGTATGGGGACGAGTGTCCCGGCGACGATTTCTGCCAGAGTGAGATGCTCTCCGGCAATAAAGGGATGATCCGCTGCATCGCTCAACATTGATTCCAGAAAGTTGAGTGTATTGGCAATGCGAAATTGAGCGTATTGAACATCAGGGGTATCGGCGTTATGAATCAACAACCCAACGACCCCAGGCAACAGTTCATTCAAGGTGACAAATTGCACCATGCGTACATTAGCGAGACTTTCTGGATCGTGGGGTAACAGCGATCGCGTCGGATATTTTGCTTCTAGATAATCCAAAATCGCTTGTGACTCAATCACCCGAAACCCATTATCGATTAAGACCGGAATGTGTCCAAATGGGTTTAGAGCCAGAAACTCAGCTTCAAACTGTTCCCCTCCCAAATTCACAGGCACCAGTTCAAAGGGGAGGTGCTTTTCTAGAAGGGCTAACCAGATGGGACGGGCATAGAGCGAAGGACGAGCGTAGTAGAGTTTGATTGATGTAGAGTCTGGCTGTTGAAGCGTCTTATCCATGAAAGATTTCTCCGGTTAAAGCACGACCATTGGTGCTGATTATTTTTAGCACGAACGTTCGTATTTTGTCTAGGGCGATCGCCCAGTGAGTAGACTTCGCAAGATGTTGTTATTTTTAGCAAGAACGGGTGAGCATAAATTAGCGGAAAGGTTTAGAGTAAGCGCATTCTACGAAATTCCGTAAGATCATCCTATGATGGCTGCCGACACCTCACTCATGGTTGAACTGGTTCAAGATTGGAGCAAACGATCGAGAACTTGACTCTTGAGGACTTTTGCAGAAGTGCGCCCCACAATTGGTGAATCTGAAACCGACTTCTCATCGACTCGTAAGCAGGAGACTGTATGACCACAACCCTGGAAGCGCAAACCGCGAATTGTGCTGTAATCAAAGCTCTCAACCGTCAGCAAGCCAACACTTTAGTCACCTATCTGAATTACAAAAAGTATCACTGGATGACCTACGGTCCTCTGTTTCGCGATCTGCATTTGTTGTTTGAAGAACAGGGCAATGACGTGTTTGCCATGCTGGATGAATTGGCTGAGCGATCGCTGATGCTAGACGGTCAGCCTGTTGCGGATCCGGCAGA encodes:
- a CDS encoding glutathione S-transferase family protein codes for the protein MDKTLQQPDSTSIKLYYARPSLYARPIWLALLEKHLPFELVPVNLGGEQFEAEFLALNPFGHIPVLIDNGFRVIESQAILDYLEAKYPTRSLLPHDPESLANVRMVQFVTLNELLPGVVGLLIHNADTPDVQYAQFRIANTLNFLESMLSDAADHPFIAGEHLTLAEIVAGTLVPILPHLGISLTPYPKLHAWSERLLARPSWQAIQLSPEEWNSFTRHMKVIPKVWQRRRRQRIQQLQPV
- a CDS encoding Dps family protein is translated as MTTTLEAQTANCAVIKALNRQQANTLVTYLNYKKYHWMTYGPLFRDLHLLFEEQGNDVFAMLDELAERSLMLDGQPVADPADYLPLATVKASVGKLSLSEMIQEAIATHEQVIQEMHTDADLAAQAGDIGTADLYTRFVQTHQKHRWFLKELLRKSDGLVS